A section of the Streptomyces sp. Je 1-369 genome encodes:
- a CDS encoding ATP-binding cassette domain-containing protein, whose translation MTHVIRLEAVTKRYDAPGPTALDQVGLTVGEREAVAVRGPSGSGKSTLLDLIAGPDRPTSGDVTVAGVRLGGLSKTGLAKFRRRHIGMIFQFFNLLADRRTA comes from the coding sequence ATGACACACGTGATCCGGCTCGAAGCCGTGACCAAGCGGTACGACGCGCCAGGCCCCACCGCACTCGACCAAGTGGGCCTGACCGTCGGGGAACGCGAGGCGGTGGCCGTCAGGGGTCCGTCCGGCAGCGGCAAGTCCACGCTGCTCGACCTGATCGCGGGCCCGGACCGGCCGACCTCGGGCGATGTGACGGTGGCCGGGGTCCGGCTCGGCGGGCTCTCAAAGACCGGGCTCGCCAAGTTCCGCCGCCGGCACATCGGCATGATCTTCCAGTTCTTCAACCTGCTCGCCGACCGCCGAACGGCCTGA
- a CDS encoding zeta toxin family protein: protein MRTADVRVRPETYRWQAEIEGHARGHRYHVVVEEAPADPAAFKAAAPAYRETGYRIEFVALAVPEAVSRLGVLDR from the coding sequence GTGCGGACGGCCGATGTGCGGGTGCGGCCCGAGACCTACCGGTGGCAGGCCGAGATCGAGGGCCATGCCCGTGGACACCGCTACCACGTGGTGGTTGAGGAGGCGCCGGCCGACCCGGCCGCTTTCAAAGCCGCGGCCCCCGCCTACCGCGAGACCGGGTACCGGATCGAGTTCGTGGCCCTGGCCGTGCCGGAGGCGGTCAGCCGGCTCGGGGTGCTGGACCGCTAG
- a CDS encoding FAD-dependent monooxygenase: MRTVIVGAGLVGLTTAASLQLIGHEVIVLEHATRVRAAGAGIALWPNALRELDTLGVGDDVRRMGETVEARFLDAAGHPMRAAGYDPAAHRFLMVPRPHLNNLLADTVGRDRIRLGTHVTGFTEHDTHVEVHLADGAPLRADLLIGADGVHSDVRTALVPGSAAVAQTGNFAWRAVLPSGDERTEGTFVTIGHARTRGGYTRVAPGQTMWWVGQFNAGQLVGNKRDRALLRARNVAESGWHDELLEMIAATPEESILENQIMLVPELRRWTTDRVALIGDAAHGLSPHIAAGGTLGMEDAGVLRAELVRGSATATALARYESVRRSRFEEVRQHSAAIEHADGAAESAERYAAFTHWMITASPTA; this comes from the coding sequence ATGCGCACTGTGATCGTGGGAGCGGGCCTGGTCGGGCTCACCACCGCGGCTTCGCTGCAGCTGATCGGGCATGAGGTCATCGTGCTGGAGCACGCGACGCGGGTGCGGGCCGCCGGGGCCGGCATTGCCCTGTGGCCCAACGCGCTGCGGGAGTTGGACACCCTGGGCGTCGGTGACGACGTCCGGCGGATGGGTGAGACCGTTGAGGCCCGTTTCCTTGACGCCGCCGGACACCCGATGCGTGCGGCCGGTTACGATCCGGCCGCCCACCGGTTTCTCATGGTGCCGAGGCCGCACCTGAACAACCTCCTCGCCGACACCGTCGGCAGGGACCGGATCCGGCTGGGAACACACGTCACCGGCTTCACCGAGCACGACACACACGTGGAAGTGCACCTCGCCGACGGTGCGCCGCTGCGGGCGGATCTGCTGATCGGTGCGGACGGTGTGCACTCCGACGTGCGCACCGCTCTCGTGCCCGGCAGTGCGGCAGTCGCGCAGACCGGCAACTTCGCCTGGCGGGCAGTGCTGCCCTCCGGGGACGAGCGGACGGAGGGCACGTTTGTCACCATCGGGCACGCGCGGACCCGAGGCGGCTACACCCGGGTGGCGCCGGGCCAAACCATGTGGTGGGTGGGCCAGTTCAACGCTGGTCAACTGGTCGGCAACAAGAGGGACCGGGCACTTCTTCGGGCCCGCAACGTGGCCGAGTCCGGCTGGCACGACGAGCTCCTGGAGATGATCGCCGCGACGCCGGAGGAATCCATCCTGGAGAACCAGATCATGCTCGTCCCCGAGCTGCGACGCTGGACCACGGACCGGGTCGCCCTGATCGGGGACGCCGCACATGGCCTGTCCCCGCACATCGCGGCGGGCGGCACCCTGGGCATGGAGGACGCCGGAGTGCTGCGCGCCGAGTTGGTGAGGGGATCCGCCACGGCTACTGCCCTCGCCCGTTACGAGAGCGTACGCCGGTCCCGGTTCGAAGAGGTGCGTCAGCACTCCGCCGCGATCGAGCACGCCGACGGAGCCGCCGAGTCCGCCGAGCGCTACGCCGCCTTCACCCACTGGATGATCACCGCCTCGCCCACCGCCTGA
- a CDS encoding NACHT domain-containing protein has translation MGVQRGVAWFWVLVCAVALGVVAVWGLPAAKRGDVDPVGACIGLAGLIVAGWSGWMSWRALRHQERDASAMAGLLARAVIQAESRARAQLLGEDTTTIDVRFVSRPATTRNATGAATEGRLSEVASYYQRLRPGRLVITGAPGAGKTVLAVELILALLENRKPEDPVPVRLPLTSWSTLPAPPVGVGRVAASRDTAAGAHAVRAWICRHLVDTYSGISFTTAAALMDAGLILPVLDGLDEMAAEDTPGYGSPARQALSMLNAFQQGRSKAHMVLTCRSEQYEALEAVQVWAQDAARIEITQVSPAQVRQFVHGRVADMTRWECLLDALDRAPSSTLVRALCTPWRLTIAVTTYEQRDAVTGDYLREPQDLLSPALSTDQAVRDHLLGLFLQDATTRHLAPRGRTYAPGQVRAWLGVLATYLCSNTVTGRTVAGRPLSGTDLVPHELWPLIGTRRPRIVEAALVAVTLLGVCALGMWVSDWGFASAPVFIALILPVFIALLRANGHDWLRAWPDRPQIGPRQLRTPQTQRRTAVLLTFAPLVGLGYLLLVKVQPAVMGISFCLLFGLLLWLVVRPGNSVDALDIMDSPHTVVRAELSAALLFGLPIGVLYGAMVRPAFGVLAGVAIGLLCGLGGTGTRYIALLVCTRRGRQALPWRLRRFLQWATEAGLLRVAGTAYQFRHRELQDWLAALPTTPDGNLTPA, from the coding sequence ATGGGTGTGCAAAGAGGGGTCGCATGGTTTTGGGTGCTCGTGTGCGCGGTTGCGCTGGGCGTGGTAGCGGTGTGGGGCTTGCCGGCAGCGAAACGGGGCGATGTAGATCCGGTGGGGGCATGCATCGGCTTGGCGGGGCTCATCGTCGCTGGCTGGTCGGGGTGGATGTCCTGGCGGGCGCTGCGCCACCAGGAGCGTGACGCGTCGGCGATGGCGGGCCTGCTGGCCCGAGCGGTGATCCAGGCCGAGAGCCGCGCACGCGCACAGCTGCTCGGCGAGGACACGACGACGATCGATGTGCGCTTCGTCTCCCGTCCCGCCACGACACGCAACGCCACAGGCGCTGCCACCGAGGGACGGCTGAGTGAGGTGGCGAGCTATTACCAGCGGCTACGTCCGGGACGCCTGGTGATCACCGGCGCGCCGGGAGCGGGTAAGACCGTCCTCGCCGTCGAGCTCATTCTTGCCCTGCTGGAGAACCGCAAGCCCGAGGACCCCGTTCCGGTACGGCTGCCACTGACCTCCTGGTCCACGCTGCCTGCCCCACCCGTCGGCGTCGGGCGCGTAGCCGCGAGCCGTGATACGGCCGCGGGAGCCCATGCCGTACGAGCGTGGATATGCCGGCACCTGGTCGATACCTACTCAGGGATCTCCTTCACGACCGCCGCCGCGTTGATGGATGCTGGGCTCATCCTTCCGGTACTCGACGGACTGGATGAGATGGCCGCCGAGGACACTCCCGGATACGGTTCCCCGGCCCGGCAGGCGCTGTCCATGCTCAACGCCTTCCAGCAAGGCCGATCGAAGGCACATATGGTGCTGACCTGCCGCAGTGAACAGTACGAAGCGCTGGAAGCCGTCCAGGTGTGGGCTCAGGACGCCGCCCGGATTGAGATCACCCAGGTCAGCCCTGCCCAGGTCCGTCAGTTCGTTCACGGACGTGTGGCCGACATGACGCGCTGGGAGTGCCTGTTGGACGCCCTCGACCGGGCGCCGTCCTCGACGCTGGTGCGGGCACTGTGCACTCCTTGGAGGCTGACCATAGCCGTGACCACCTACGAGCAGCGTGATGCAGTCACGGGTGACTACTTGCGGGAACCTCAGGACCTGCTCAGCCCCGCCTTAAGCACTGACCAAGCGGTCCGCGATCACCTGCTCGGGCTGTTCCTTCAGGACGCCACCACTCGGCATCTCGCTCCGCGGGGCAGAACCTACGCTCCTGGGCAAGTTCGGGCCTGGCTGGGTGTTCTGGCCACTTATCTCTGCAGCAACACTGTCACCGGCCGCACGGTGGCCGGCCGACCCCTCTCCGGCACTGACCTGGTACCGCACGAACTGTGGCCCCTGATAGGCACTCGCCGCCCTCGCATTGTCGAGGCTGCCCTCGTCGCCGTAACGCTCTTGGGAGTCTGTGCCCTGGGCATGTGGGTGTCCGACTGGGGATTCGCTTCCGCGCCCGTTTTCATCGCGCTCATCCTGCCCGTATTCATTGCGTTGTTGAGGGCCAACGGCCACGATTGGCTCCGGGCGTGGCCAGATCGTCCACAGATCGGCCCGAGGCAGCTACGTACTCCGCAGACTCAGCGCAGAACAGCCGTGCTGCTCACTTTTGCGCCTTTGGTGGGACTCGGCTACCTGCTCCTGGTGAAGGTCCAACCCGCGGTGATGGGGATCTCGTTCTGTCTGCTGTTCGGGCTCTTGCTGTGGCTGGTGGTCCGGCCCGGGAACAGCGTGGATGCGCTCGACATCATGGACTCGCCGCACACCGTCGTCCGTGCCGAACTCAGCGCCGCGCTCTTGTTCGGGCTCCCGATCGGCGTGCTGTACGGGGCCATGGTGCGGCCCGCATTCGGAGTCCTGGCCGGGGTCGCGATCGGGCTGCTGTGCGGGCTCGGTGGGACGGGGACACGCTATATCGCTCTTCTGGTGTGTACCCGCCGCGGCCGTCAGGCCCTGCCTTGGCGTCTACGTCGGTTTCTGCAGTGGGCGACCGAAGCCGGCCTGCTGCGAGTTGCCGGTACCGCCTACCAGTTCCGCCACCGGGAACTGCAGGACTGGCTCGCTGCCTTGCCAACCACCCCAGACGGCAACCTCACCCCGGCTTAA